One Tumebacillus amylolyticus DNA segment encodes these proteins:
- a CDS encoding UTRA domain-containing protein has protein sequence MNIRPDTRPLYMLVIDRVKELMSQGEWSPGTRLPSEFELAKLFGVSRATLREALRVLEEEGVVVRRHGVGTFLADRSVVRAGIEQLFSVTEWIERANRVPGTIEKQVGEMLPSEEDRDRLSLSEREQIYFMTRIRTADGDPVVYCEDRIPARMLRHGWKGFNGSLFELLEASGSVISYAQTEIKPVAHHDSVFAALGVRPGEALLLLEQLHFDTNDQPVLLSSNYFRTDTFHFHVLRRRP, from the coding sequence GTGAATATTCGTCCGGACACTCGTCCTCTGTACATGCTGGTAATCGATCGCGTGAAGGAACTTATGAGCCAAGGAGAATGGTCTCCCGGCACCCGCTTGCCCTCCGAATTCGAACTCGCCAAACTCTTTGGCGTCTCGCGGGCTACGTTGCGAGAAGCGTTGCGCGTGTTAGAGGAGGAAGGTGTGGTCGTGCGACGTCACGGCGTCGGAACGTTCCTGGCAGACCGTTCTGTCGTACGGGCTGGCATCGAGCAACTGTTCAGTGTGACCGAGTGGATCGAACGGGCCAACCGTGTCCCGGGGACTATCGAGAAGCAGGTCGGGGAGATGCTGCCCTCGGAGGAGGATCGCGACCGGCTGAGCCTCAGCGAACGCGAACAGATCTACTTCATGACGCGCATCCGCACCGCTGACGGCGATCCTGTCGTCTATTGCGAAGACCGCATCCCGGCCCGTATGCTTCGGCACGGTTGGAAGGGATTCAACGGTTCCCTGTTCGAGTTGTTGGAAGCGTCAGGCTCCGTGATTTCGTATGCACAGACCGAAATCAAGCCGGTTGCGCACCATGACAGCGTTTTCGCGGCGCTCGGAGTTCGTCCGGGAGAAGCTCTGCTCTTGTTGGAGCAGTTGCATTTCGACACGAACGACCAACCCGTGTTGCTGTCGTCCAACTATTTCCGCACGGATACTTTTCATTTTCACGTGTTGCGCCGTCGTCCGTAG
- a CDS encoding BMP family lipoprotein gives MNAKKVMGLAVTSVMAASLVAGCGTSSNDTKDNAQGGTDTGKKLTVAMVTDIGGIHDNSFNQSANEGLDKAVKDLGITKKVAESKRAEDYTPNLNSFVKGGNVDLTWGIGFLMADDIKKVAQANPNAKLAIIDSDLGGDIPKNVESVTFNENEGSFLMGVLAAKMSKTHKVGFVGGVKFALIEKFEYGFKAGVKTVDPTAEVTAVYADAFDKPDKGKLLASQLYQQGDDIIFHASGATGDGVFAEAKERGAGYWVIGVDRDQYDLAPKNTLSSMVKRVDNAVYTVAKDLKDGKFEGGKVTTFALKDGGVDYAPTTKNNTPQDVITLMDDYKKQIIDGKIKVPATADEFKNFK, from the coding sequence ATGAATGCGAAAAAAGTAATGGGTCTCGCGGTTACCTCTGTTATGGCCGCTTCTCTGGTAGCGGGTTGTGGAACTTCCAGCAACGACACGAAAGACAACGCCCAAGGCGGTACCGACACCGGCAAGAAACTGACCGTTGCGATGGTTACCGACATCGGCGGGATCCATGACAACTCCTTCAACCAATCGGCGAACGAAGGTTTGGACAAAGCGGTGAAGGATCTCGGGATCACCAAAAAAGTGGCAGAATCCAAGCGTGCGGAAGACTACACCCCGAACCTGAACTCGTTTGTTAAGGGCGGCAACGTCGACCTGACGTGGGGGATCGGCTTCCTGATGGCGGACGACATCAAAAAAGTCGCACAAGCCAATCCGAACGCAAAACTGGCGATCATCGACTCCGACCTCGGCGGCGACATCCCGAAAAACGTTGAGTCCGTCACCTTCAATGAAAACGAAGGCTCCTTCCTCATGGGCGTTCTCGCTGCGAAGATGTCCAAGACCCACAAAGTCGGGTTCGTCGGCGGCGTGAAGTTCGCTCTGATCGAGAAGTTTGAATATGGCTTCAAAGCAGGCGTTAAAACGGTTGACCCGACCGCAGAAGTCACCGCTGTCTACGCAGACGCGTTCGACAAGCCGGACAAAGGGAAACTGCTCGCTTCCCAACTCTACCAACAAGGCGATGACATCATCTTCCACGCGTCCGGCGCAACCGGCGACGGTGTCTTTGCAGAAGCAAAGGAACGCGGTGCAGGCTACTGGGTTATCGGGGTTGACCGTGACCAATACGACCTCGCTCCGAAAAACACCCTGTCTTCGATGGTTAAGCGCGTAGACAACGCAGTCTACACCGTCGCGAAAGACCTCAAAGACGGCAAGTTCGAAGGCGGCAAAGTCACCACCTTCGCACTGAAGGACGGCGGCGTTGACTACGCTCCGACCACCAAGAACAACACTCCGCAAGACGTTATCACCTTGATGGACGATTACAAGAAGCAAATCATCGACGGCAAGATCAAAGTTCCGGCAACCGCCGATGAGTTCAAAAACTTCAAGTAA
- a CDS encoding FtsK/SpoIIIE family DNA translocase: protein MARAKPKSKPKDQGASKIDLAKNFLKFEIIGLSLIAAAILGLAASGWVGRTIDYLFILLGGNLDWLLEWYLIYYALYLMVYRQRLKMNARQWGIGLFLVVILTWSHLNLFDDLNKAHFKEPPNMWSATIDRISAQADYNTSVPVSKAGVVKQKPSAGGGLTGYVVFMSTHYLFDTAGTLFVLLVGGLISILLFTKRSLVATLGSGKNRAAKRMSGTWEALREWPGLLREKKEARREEKAERAAAAASKKDNVVSLYDDSPPWDDEDEHAVVAEVSSPPRSPVSIPVTRPEEGESDMEFTVRSFADQLVREQQWDTEPSEGEGAEDALSIELPRFVQAKDSPQIKVQFPSEPFTKAKEPPKPPSSAPTMPVKGVPGEVEPVEPLKIDFTPAVEDHYEIPPMSLLDLPNNGPARVGINAVKANARKLEQTFESFGVQVKVVNAQIGPTVTQYEVQPAVGVKVSKIVNLADDIALALAAKDIRIEAPIPGKSAVGIEVPNAEVAIVTLREVLETSEFLQSDNKLSVVLGRDISGQPIVGNLAKMPHVLVAGATGSGKSVCVNGIITSILYKAKPSEVKFIMVDPKMVELNVYNGIPHLMAPVVTDPRRAAYALKKVVAEMEHRYELFSKTGMRNMDGYNAMMVEKGAQPLPYIVVIVDELADLMMVAPGDVEDAICRLAQMARAAGIHMIIATQRPSVDVITGVIKANIPSRIAFAVSSQVDSRTILDGSGAEKLLGRGDMLYLPVGASKPVRVQGAFLSDAEVERVVTYSKSQGEANYTVDLSGPSADEDKGTGEDDLDDLFYDAVTLIAETQQASVSLLQRKLKVGYARAARLVDQMEDRGFVGPFEGSKPREVRVTRDQWAMMQQNGATSE, encoded by the coding sequence ATGGCACGAGCAAAACCTAAATCCAAACCGAAGGATCAAGGCGCGAGCAAGATCGACCTCGCCAAGAACTTCCTCAAATTCGAAATCATCGGGCTCTCGTTGATTGCAGCGGCGATTTTGGGGTTGGCTGCTTCCGGTTGGGTGGGACGGACGATCGACTATCTGTTCATCCTGCTGGGCGGCAACTTGGATTGGTTGCTCGAATGGTATTTGATCTACTACGCGCTTTATCTGATGGTGTACCGTCAACGATTGAAGATGAACGCCAGACAGTGGGGGATCGGGCTGTTTTTGGTCGTGATCCTCACATGGTCGCATTTGAATTTGTTCGACGACTTGAACAAAGCTCATTTCAAAGAACCTCCGAACATGTGGAGCGCCACGATTGATCGGATCTCCGCGCAGGCGGACTACAACACCAGCGTCCCCGTCTCCAAAGCCGGAGTGGTCAAACAGAAACCATCCGCCGGCGGCGGTCTCACCGGATACGTGGTCTTCATGTCCACCCATTACCTGTTTGATACGGCAGGGACCCTTTTCGTCCTGTTGGTGGGCGGTTTGATCTCGATCTTGCTGTTCACGAAGCGCTCGCTTGTGGCGACGCTCGGCAGTGGTAAGAACCGTGCCGCCAAACGGATGTCTGGCACGTGGGAAGCCCTGCGCGAATGGCCCGGCCTCCTGCGGGAGAAAAAAGAAGCCCGCCGCGAGGAAAAAGCGGAGCGTGCCGCAGCCGCAGCTTCCAAGAAAGACAACGTCGTCTCGCTTTACGACGACTCACCTCCTTGGGATGACGAGGACGAGCATGCGGTCGTCGCAGAAGTGAGCAGCCCCCCTAGAAGCCCCGTCTCGATTCCGGTCACCCGTCCCGAAGAGGGAGAGAGCGACATGGAGTTCACCGTCCGCAGTTTCGCAGATCAATTGGTCCGCGAACAGCAATGGGACACCGAGCCTTCTGAGGGCGAAGGGGCGGAGGACGCACTTTCGATCGAACTGCCGCGCTTCGTCCAAGCCAAGGACTCGCCGCAAATCAAAGTGCAGTTCCCAAGCGAACCGTTCACCAAAGCCAAGGAACCTCCCAAACCGCCGTCCTCTGCACCGACGATGCCGGTCAAGGGGGTGCCGGGCGAGGTGGAACCTGTCGAGCCGTTGAAGATCGACTTCACACCGGCCGTCGAAGATCACTACGAAATTCCGCCGATGTCACTGCTCGACTTGCCGAATAACGGCCCCGCCCGCGTCGGGATCAACGCCGTGAAAGCGAACGCCCGCAAATTGGAGCAAACGTTTGAGAGCTTCGGCGTGCAAGTGAAGGTCGTCAATGCCCAGATCGGACCGACCGTCACGCAATACGAAGTGCAGCCGGCCGTCGGCGTCAAAGTTTCCAAGATCGTCAACCTCGCAGATGACATCGCGCTCGCGTTGGCAGCGAAGGACATTCGAATCGAAGCCCCGATCCCCGGCAAGTCGGCGGTGGGCATCGAAGTGCCGAACGCAGAAGTCGCCATCGTCACCCTGCGCGAAGTGTTGGAAACCTCGGAGTTCCTGCAGAGTGACAACAAATTGAGCGTCGTGCTCGGTCGCGACATCTCCGGCCAGCCGATCGTCGGCAACCTCGCCAAGATGCCGCACGTTCTCGTCGCGGGTGCCACAGGTTCAGGGAAGTCGGTTTGCGTCAACGGGATCATCACGTCGATTCTCTACAAAGCCAAACCGTCCGAAGTCAAATTCATCATGGTCGACCCGAAAATGGTCGAGCTCAACGTCTACAACGGCATCCCGCACCTCATGGCTCCCGTCGTCACCGACCCGCGCCGTGCTGCGTATGCGCTGAAAAAAGTCGTCGCGGAGATGGAGCACCGCTACGAGCTGTTCTCCAAGACCGGCATGCGCAACATGGACGGCTACAACGCGATGATGGTGGAAAAAGGAGCCCAACCGCTCCCGTACATCGTCGTCATCGTGGACGAGTTGGCAGACCTGATGATGGTCGCACCGGGCGACGTCGAAGATGCGATCTGCCGGTTGGCGCAAATGGCGCGTGCGGCGGGGATTCACATGATTATCGCAACGCAACGTCCGTCTGTTGACGTCATTACCGGCGTCATCAAAGCGAACATCCCGTCGCGGATCGCGTTTGCCGTTTCGTCGCAAGTGGACTCGCGCACGATCCTCGATGGTTCAGGAGCGGAAAAATTGCTCGGTCGAGGCGATATGCTCTATCTGCCGGTCGGTGCTTCCAAGCCCGTTCGTGTGCAAGGGGCGTTCCTCTCCGATGCGGAAGTCGAACGGGTCGTCACCTATTCGAAATCCCAAGGAGAGGCGAACTACACCGTCGATCTCTCCGGCCCGTCCGCCGACGAAGACAAAGGGACGGGCGAGGACGACCTCGACGATCTGTTCTACGATGCGGTCACTTTGATTGCAGAAACTCAGCAAGCATCCGTTTCTCTGCTGCAACGCAAGCTCAAAGTCGGCTATGCCCGCGCTGCGCGGCTGGTCGATCAGATGGAAGACCGCGGATTTGTCGGACCTTTTGAAGGCAGCAAACCGCGCGAAGTACGCGTCACCCGTGACCAGTGGGCGATGATGCAACAAAATGGGGCGACTTCCGAATGA